The DNA region GTCCGGCACTTGGTCCCAGAAATTCAAATGCTTTGCTTTGTCGCAAGCTTACTTACTGTTTCTCTTTCTGTGTCAGCCTAAGTAGATATCTGCGGATTAAAAAAACAGGAAAGTAAGAAGCTCGGAAGAACAGCTCCAGGCGAGTGTGATAAGAACCTGAAGGAAGGGTTTAATCAATTATAGCTTATTATCTTACTgccacttttttattattttaatttttaaaataataatttttaaaaaaataataaatttatcacTACCTTTAATCAATAATTTCATTAGACCCCACCCAGTATTTAATCTTACTGGGATCCCACTCATGGCCGATCGATCGAtcacctctctcttttttactCTTTCTGCACTTTTGTCACCGCTTTGTCTCTTTATGACTCTTCTACTGTTGGCCATTGCCATtgaatcctttttctttttccttttcctctcaTGTTATATTTTCTTTGTGGGGCCAAGGCTGTTTCTTTCTCCCTggggccccccccccccccccctcctttcTCTGCTACCTCTCTCTATCTTTATACTCAGGCATGTGTCGGTGGACAGCAAGCATCCTATGATGTTTTTCTCCCAGCTTTGCaatatatagttaatagttCCCTTTCACTTTCATTTCCAGAAGTTGAATTGTCCTTTCTGGTGCATTCATGGCTCCAGCTTGTGTCTTTCACTCCCCTCTCAGTTTTACAGCATAAATGGTGGATGATTCTTGAACTGATAGTCATCTCTCTGATGCTGCTCTTGTCAGGTGATTGTTACTAGCCTACTGCAGCTTGAACTCACACTACTACTTTCAgacttaaatttcattttttaattttttgggacTCAGCTCTTTGCCTTTATGGCAGTCTACAACAGAGTCATTCGGAATAACTGTTCATTTTGTAAGACCACTGGTGTGGCATTAGTTAGCACAAGACCTTGTTCATTATTTTGGTTTCAGAaacttagaatattttttttacaccatTTGTGTTTCCATTTACTGATCCTCTATGTAAACactattttgatattttctGATTGAAGAGGAACGGACTGAGCACCAAATGTAGAAATCTCCTTATATTGTCCTGCTCTTAGATTGAGAGAGATAAATACAGTGTGTAGGTCCTACGGTAAATGTTGTGGAGTCCACAGATTGCGAGTATTTTTTTCCAGTCTAGGCTCTAGAACTTGGGGATGAATTATGggggatcttttttttttgtgagggACAAACTGCATTTATGTCTGTACCCAATTAAGAACTCTACTCAGTCAATCAACATGCGTATAATGCTGTAGTTGTTAAAAGAAATTATGGGGGATCTCAATCCACCTTGTCACAATTATTATCATAGCTAGAACACAATATTCCCTAATTTACCTTAATATTTAACCCCTTCACACTTTCCTtcgatgaaagtgaatcaattGCAATTAGTTCTCTGGAGTTTGTTGTCTTGGCAAAGAGATAAGTGTTGTATAATCTACAATTTCCACTAGACTTACTTCATAACCATCAATTATTGTCAGGAAGAATTTACCCCAAATCTCCATAAGTTGGTTTCTTTGTATTGTTCTTTTTTACTCAATATTTAGTCGAGTTATTGACATTAATGGAACAATTTACCAAAAGGCGTCCCCTTTCAGCTGCAATTTGTAAATCGCTGAATAAGGATGGAACAATTACAATTTCCCGAAAGGTGTCCTCTTTCAGCTACTGAATAAGAATGGTTACTGAAATGTTTAGTTTTGCTTACTgatgaaaaaatagatttactAATCAAGTTATTGTGATTTAGATTGAAATTAAGTCATCTTAGAAGGACCTTTAATGCAATTATCAGTAACATGTGCTTGTAATAGCGGAAGGCAAAAGATGGATCAGTAAAgcattgatttttcttataaagtGTGTTGATATGGCTAAGATTGTAAATCTCAGAGCTGAATACCTCAACAATCAAAAGATATTACCTTGCGTCTTAGTTAAATGGacttgctttcttttctttaatttttgatCTGGTATTTTCCTAAGAAAGATTCTTGTTGATAGATGGTTTTTGTACGTCAGGATTGAGTTCCGCCCCCCTGGCTGAATAGAAACCGAAATCATGGACCACAAGTCTTGGCTTTGGAGGAAAAAATCTTTAGACAAGACAATTGTTTCAGCTGAAAGGGTTTCTGTTCCCTTGAGGAGAACTGAAAAAGAGGTAATGGAGGCTTCTCTTGATCATCTACCTTGTGTTCTATTAACAAATTTCCTTCATCTTGTCTCACTTTTCATTTTCTGTTCATCAATTTACCATGGAAGATTCCACATCTACATTTTCTATCTTGCGCATGCCTCTTCTATTTTctgacttatttttttcttccccaCTGTCTGACCACTTGTGTGAGCACCTCATAGCCCATGGCATTTTAATTGGTGGAGGATGTGTTAAATGTGATTATAATACATCAGTCATGTTTCTTTTATTAGATATGTATACTTCCAACACCACATGAAGGAGGACCAGAAAGACATGTGAAAAATCTCAACGAGAAGTTAGCTTCAGTCCTCCTTGATTGTCATGCCAAAGATGACCTTGTGACAAAACATGCAAAAGGGGCTCAAGAAGCTGAAACAGGTTATTCACTGATATTCTTAACTGTCCTCTTCAATGATGCATCCTGTGGAGATTAGTTGTATTGGTTTATGCAAATCATCTGCTCTCTTTGGCTTTCCGCTGACTCAATAAACGGAAATCTTCTTTTTAGGGTGGGGGAAAGAAGCAGCAGTATGCCAAAAACAAGAAGCAGATGAAGCTTTAATGCAGGGAACAACTGCAAATGAACAAGTAGCTTGCTCAGATGCTGCATTGAAGGAATGTATTCAGCAATTATGCACTGTTCGTGAAGAACAGGAGCAGAGGATACGTGATGCCACCATGAAAACATCAAGAGAATACGAGAAAGCCCAGAAGAAATTGGTGGATGAATTGGAGGAGAAGAGCAAACAGCTCGCGAAATTGGCTATTGAGAATGCCCATCTGAGTAAGGCCTTAATAGCCACAGAGAAAGTTGTCAAAGATTTACAAAAACACAAGTCTCAGGCAGATGCAGAATTCAATGTCCTAATGGTTAGATTAGATTCTGTAGAAAAGGAAAACACTTATGTAAAGTATGAGTTTCACATACTTGAGAAGGAGCTTGAGATTCGAAATGAGGAGATTGAATATCGTCGTCGATCTGCGGATGCAGCACACAACCAACATTTGGAAAGTGCAAAGAAAATTGTAGAATTGGAAGCAGAGTGTCAAAGACTCCGTCTCCTCATGCAAAAGCGGCTGCCAGGTCCTGCTGCTTTGCAAAATGTGAAGAGTGAAGCTAATATGTTGGGAAGGGATCACACGGATATGAGAAGAAAAAAGCAGAATCCTACAAGAGATCTTGTTGTCCGAGAAGCCACCGCCTCTCCTGAAATTCCCAGTAAGAAGATCAATTTCCTGGTCGAAAAAGTACGTGATgtggaagaagaaaacaagGCTCTTAAAGAAATTATAACCAAGAAGAACTCTGAACTTTATTCTTCAAGGATCATGTATGCTCATACAGCTTCCAAATTATCGCAGGTGGAGGCTCATGTTAGACAGCTTTCTAAAGATCAAAAATCCATGGAGGCATTGAGCTGTAGTCCTATGTCAAATGAACTTTCTCTACTGTCAGAGTCTGAAATTGGCAGTGATGATGGTGTTAGTTCTTCTGGATCTTGGGCTAATGCACTAATTTTAGGATTGGAGCATTTCCGAAATGTGAAACTCAAAGATCCAACGGTACACAAAGCAATCGAAGCTTCAGACATGTGTTTAATGGATGATTTTGCCACGATGGAGAAACTTGCGATAGTTTCTGTGGATACACCTGGAAATGCGTCTCTCCCCAATTTGGATGGTAAGGATCTAGGTCCAGTTTCAACTCATTCTGGTTTCAGTAACAGAAAACAAGAGATGCAATCAAAAAACATGCCGACTGACAAAACGTTTGACTGGCTTCAAGTTGTTTTACAAGCAATGCTGGAGCAAAAGCATATTTCGAAAAGAAgcctttttgaactttttgaggACATCAAGATCGCTTTGGGTTATATAAACCATCCAACAACACATGAAGCTGATGCAACTGCAATCTCAGGGCATTCTGGAGAGTCTACCCCTCTCCACGTTAGAGGTAATATAACCCCAAAATCTCCCAAGACATCCCCACTTGTAGATTCTTTGAACATAGTTTCGACAATTGACACCCTAGTGGAAGGAAAGGGAAAACAACATTACCTACCTAATCTGAGTAAGTCGATCCATCAAATCATCAAGCTGGTTGAAGGAATCAAACTGACTTCGTATGTCAGCAGTAATAATCCAGAAGAGTCTAAGGGGGATCAAAATCCTAAACCATTTCATTCAGCAACATCGGCAGACTACTTTGTCCACGTTTTCCAGTGGAAAAGTTTGGAGCTAAGTGCTGTTCTACAACAATTCATTTGTACCTGTACTGATCTCTTAAATGGAAAAGCAGATCTTGAAAAATTTGCCGCGGAAGTGATGTTTGCTTTAGACTGGATTATTAACAACCATGTGACCCCTAAAGATGCTTCAAgcttaagaaataaaatcaagaaGCATTTTGGTTGGATGGAATCTGGAACTGAAAATCAACCTGGAGTTCAGACATCTAAAGAGTCATCGTGTTTGCCATTGATTGCTTCTTCACATGACCAAGTTGTTTTGCTCCAAATGGAGGACATTCAGTGTAAACTGCAAGAAGAAAACAGTAGATTAAAGGAGGaattgaagaagaaggaagCTGCAAAGAAAGACATGGAAGCTAGGTTACAATCAGCAATTGATATGAGTGAGGCCTTGATGATACAACTTGGGGACTCGGAGAAAAGCCTTGGAAACTTACAAGCAGAAGTGGAAACTTTAAAGCAATCAAAGGGGATGATTGAAGATCAGATTGaaaatcaacagttgataaacgAAGATCTTGATACTCAACTTACTGTTGCCAAAGCTAAAGTGAATGAAGTTTTCCAGAAGTTCTCATCTTTGGAAGTTGAACTGGAGGATAAAAGTAACTGCTGTGAAGAATTAGAGGCAACATGTCTTGAGCTTCAACTTCAGCTAGAAAGGTAACTACTGATTGCATAGTTCTACCTTATTTACTAACTAAACAAAAGCATTTCTATTTTATGGGGGATTTTGATTTCTTCAATGTAACTCACAGTGTTGCTAAGGAAACTCCGAAGTACAGCATGAATCAAGAGGGAAGGCAATCCCAAAATGTATGTTTTTGACATCTTTTGTGTTTGGGAACAGACCCATGTTTTAGCTACACAAACTTTGTATTTAACTGAAAATAGATATGTTTGATGAGTTGAGCTAATGGTATCATAAAAACCAATCGTATTCGTATtcagtattttaaataagaggGAGATTATTGTTAACATCAGATAATATACACAGCAAAGAATTATTGTGCAGATATATTGCGATACAACATCTTTTTTGCATGGTAGTTTGTTTTACATGGAGTTCAGTATTGTgagatataatttttcaatgcATTTTTAACAAAGCAAATTACTATATtctatcatataaaattaattttgtcgAATGTTTTTCAGGGTTGGGAGATCACAACAGCTTCCCTAAAGTTGGCAGAGTGCCAAGAAACTATCCTACACCTGGGAAAACAGCTGAAGGCTCTTGCTTCACCTAGGGAAGCGGCACTGTTTGACAAGGTTTTCTGCAACACCAGCACTGCAGTTTCTACCATTGATGATAATAAGAAATTGAGCAAGCGTTCTTCCCTCCGTGATCGAATGCTAGCTGAGGATGATGCTAAGGTAGAGATCCTTAAGTCTCCAAAAGCTAAAGAAACTACAAGCAGCACTGCAGACGCAGAGAAACAACTTGTTCTCCACTCTAGTAGCTATAATGCTTCATGTGCTCCAAACGCCCTAGTACATGCTCCGGGAGCATGTTTCGGTTCGAACCACGAAGGAGCTAACAGTGCAGCCAGTTCTCTAACTGTTGTCCCAAATAAAAAACAGGGAGGATTCGGTTTGCTAAGGAAACTTCTGCTGAGAAGGAAGAAAGGAAACGTCAAGAAATCAGGATCTGTTGTAGAGGAAGAACCAAGGCTGAAAAAACTGCCTTAGCAACACAACACGTGCCCgacaaaaaaacaattaaacgcAATGTTCACCGTTATTGTTGATTATTGATTGTATTTGAACCGTTCGACCTTTTCGAATGAAGAGAATGGAAGTTTGGGCTTCTTGTCTTTCATCTTTCTGTTTTCTCATTAGAGGGGTTTTTTTGGTTGTTCCAAGTGGTTGCTGTTGCTGATGTACATATACATCTGGGTTTGAAGAAATTTGAGAGCCTCCATATACATGTTACATAGAAAGGACGCTGTAGTTGATCATGATGACATTGACCATCGGCTATCATTTATTGAGTGTTCTGGTCATGACTGCAAGGCAGGGCAATTTGAAGAAGATAGAATGCAACAGTTAATAAGTCAACTGTCCTATCTTTTCCCTCCATCTTCATTTAGTATTTTTCGCACTGTCATAACTTCAATACAAGTAttcattttttacttaattttttttctactcGACAATAtaaatttagagagagagagaaatacacTTTGCTCGGATTTTACAAATCAAGAGCAGTTTTTGAACAAAGGGAACTCTATTCGTGCGAGAGGGCCCAAATCAAGGGCATTCTGCCATTTACATCGGTGGCGAAAGCCCAAGCGCGCGCATGACATGCCCATATAAATTTGGAAACAATTCTGCTACGGGTAGTCAATTGGTGCACCCCTTGCACAACCCCGGCTGACCTGAGGGTAAATTCGTAAATTTGTGCTAAAGCTGAATTAAGGATGCAGAGGCCTTCGTCTTTCTCGCTTAGCACGAACGAACAAGGCACTCTGGCAGTAATCCACGATACCCAGCCACTTCTCGTCTCCGCCATCGGCATGGCTCTGCACCGGCACGTCTTCGCTACTGCCTTAAATAGAGGTCTCCAAGTCTCAGAAAGCCATCAGATCAAATATTtccagagaagagagagagagagagcccacCAGGAATTAAACCCAAAGAACTGAAATCCGTACAGACGAGACATAAATGTAATATAGATAAAGGCTTATTAGCACACATCAATG from Carya illinoinensis cultivar Pawnee chromosome 6, C.illinoinensisPawnee_v1, whole genome shotgun sequence includes:
- the LOC122313793 gene encoding filament-like plant protein 7 isoform X1, which translates into the protein MDHKSWLWRKKSLDKTIVSAERVSVPLRRTEKEICILPTPHEGGPERHVKNLNEKLASVLLDCHAKDDLVTKHAKGAQEAETGWGKEAAVCQKQEADEALMQGTTANEQVACSDAALKECIQQLCTVREEQEQRIRDATMKTSREYEKAQKKLVDELEEKSKQLAKLAIENAHLSKALIATEKVVKDLQKHKSQADAEFNVLMVRLDSVEKENTYVKYEFHILEKELEIRNEEIEYRRRSADAAHNQHLESAKKIVELEAECQRLRLLMQKRLPGPAALQNVKSEANMLGRDHTDMRRKKQNPTRDLVVREATASPEIPSKKINFLVEKVRDVEEENKALKEIITKKNSELYSSRIMYAHTASKLSQVEAHVRQLSKDQKSMEALSCSPMSNELSLLSESEIGSDDGVSSSGSWANALILGLEHFRNVKLKDPTVHKAIEASDMCLMDDFATMEKLAIVSVDTPGNASLPNLDGKDLGPVSTHSGFSNRKQEMQSKNMPTDKTFDWLQVVLQAMLEQKHISKRSLFELFEDIKIALGYINHPTTHEADATAISGHSGESTPLHVRGNITPKSPKTSPLVDSLNIVSTIDTLVEGKGKQHYLPNLSKSIHQIIKLVEGIKLTSYVSSNNPEESKGDQNPKPFHSATSADYFVHVFQWKSLELSAVLQQFICTCTDLLNGKADLEKFAAEVMFALDWIINNHVTPKDASSLRNKIKKHFGWMESGTENQPGVQTSKESSCLPLIASSHDQVVLLQMEDIQCKLQEENSRLKEELKKKEAAKKDMEARLQSAIDMSEALMIQLGDSEKSLGNLQAEVETLKQSKGMIEDQIENQQLINEDLDTQLTVAKAKVNEVFQKFSSLEVELEDKSNCCEELEATCLELQLQLESVAKETPKYSMNQEGRQSQNGWEITTASLKLAECQETILHLGKQLKALASPREAALFDKVFCNTSTAVSTIDDNKKLSKRSSLRDRMLAEDDAKVEILKSPKAKETTSSTADAEKQLVLHSSSYNASCAPNALVHAPGACFGSNHEGANSAASSLTVVPNKKQGGFGLLRKLLLRRKKGNVKKSGSVVEEEPRLKKLP
- the LOC122313793 gene encoding filament-like plant protein 7 isoform X2; this encodes MDHKSWLWRKKSLDKTIVSAERVSVPLRRTEKEICILPTPHEGGPERHVKNLNEKLASVLLDCHAKDDLVTKHAKGAQEAETGWGKEAAVCQKQEADEALMQGTTANEQVACSDAALKECIQQLCTVREEQEQRIRDATMKTSREYEKAQKKLVDELEEKSKQLAKLAIENAHLSKALIATEKVVKDLQKHKSQADAEFNVLMVRLDSVEKENTYVKYEFHILEKELEIRNEEIEYRRRSADAAHNQHLESAKKIVELEAECQRLRLLMQKRLPGPAALQNVKSEANMLGRDHTDMRRKKQNPTRDLVVREATASPEIPSKKINFLVEKVRDVEEENKALKEIITKKNSELYSSRIMYAHTASKLSQVEAHVRQLSKDQKSMEALSCSPMSNELSLLSESEIGSDDGVSSSGSWANALILGLEHFRNVKLKDPTVHKAIEASDMCLMDDFATMEKLAIVSVDTPGNASLPNLDGKDLGPVSTHSGFSNRKQEMQSKNMPTDKTFDWLQVVLQAMLEQKHISKRSLFELFEDIKIALGYINHPTTHEADATAISGHSGESTPLHVRGNITPKSPKTSPLVDSLNIVSTIDTLVEGKGKQHYLPNLSKSIHQIIKLVEGIKLTSYVSSNNPEESKGDQNPKPFHSATSADYFVHVFQWKSLELSAVLQQFICTCTDLLNGKADLEKFAAEVMFALDWIINNHVTPKDASSLRNKIKKHFGWMESGTENQPGVQTSKESSCLPLIASSHDQVVLLQMEDIQCKLQEENSRLKEELKKKEAAKKDMEARLQSAIDMSEALMIQLGDSEKSLGNLQAEVETLKQSKGMIEDQIENQQLINEDLDTQLTVAKAKVNEVFQKFSSLEVELEDKSNCCEELEATCLELQLQLERVGRSQQLP